A section of the Streptomyces sp. CG1 genome encodes:
- a CDS encoding ATP-binding cassette domain-containing protein, giving the protein MQRDLRLTAVGRRYGIRGPWVLRGVDLALAPGTLTRIEGANGTGKSTLLRLLAGLDAPTEGRITGRPRTAYVPERFPSALPFTALGYLTHLGTVHGLSRGTAQRAAGTWLERFGAGACAGTPMAQLSKGSSQKVAVAQALLGEPELLVLDEAWTGLDAAARAELERAVAERTAAGGAVVFVDHDPRRLAGAPDATYTVLDGRLKPRADDGSSPAGPLTLVIVRGPAGAQLPPDAARTAAAEEITPGSYRLAVPASHSDIVLRTLLTARPPWHVVSVAPPFDGTPPPGDPVPTNPGSRP; this is encoded by the coding sequence ATGCAACGTGATCTACGGCTGACTGCCGTCGGCCGCCGCTACGGCATCCGCGGCCCCTGGGTCCTGCGCGGCGTCGACTTAGCGCTGGCGCCCGGCACCCTCACCCGCATAGAAGGAGCGAACGGCACCGGCAAGTCCACTCTGCTCCGCCTTCTCGCCGGCCTGGACGCGCCGACGGAGGGCCGTATCACCGGTCGGCCTCGCACAGCGTACGTACCGGAGCGTTTTCCCTCGGCGCTCCCTTTCACCGCCCTCGGATACCTCACCCACCTGGGCACGGTGCACGGCCTGAGCCGGGGGACCGCGCAACGCGCCGCGGGTACCTGGCTGGAGCGCTTCGGCGCCGGCGCCTGCGCCGGTACCCCCATGGCGCAGCTGTCCAAGGGGAGCAGCCAGAAGGTCGCCGTCGCCCAGGCCCTGCTCGGCGAACCGGAGCTGCTGGTGCTGGACGAGGCCTGGACCGGGCTGGACGCGGCGGCACGGGCCGAGCTGGAGCGGGCGGTGGCCGAGCGGACCGCCGCCGGGGGTGCCGTGGTGTTCGTGGACCACGACCCGCGCCGGCTGGCCGGGGCACCGGACGCGACGTACACCGTGCTCGACGGCCGCCTCAAACCCCGTGCGGACGACGGGAGTTCACCGGCCGGGCCGCTCACCCTCGTCATCGTGCGCGGGCCGGCCGGCGCGCAGCTGCCGCCCGACGCGGCACGGACCGCCGCCGCCGAGGAGATCACGCCCGGCAGCTACCGCCTCGCCGTCCCCGCCTCGCACTCGGACATCGTCCTGCGCACCCTGCTCACGGCCCGCCCGCCCTGGCACGTCGTGAGCGTCGCCCCGCCCTTTGACGGCACCCCGCCCCCCGGCGATCCCGTACCGACGAACCCCGGAAGCCGCCCATGA
- a CDS encoding aminoacyl-tRNA hydrolase codes for MPSPGDSPFQAEHHPRDEAPQFVLPLVVRLERSAPPARTDALETAARAVLVLLGDERAHGDGEWAEAVRSWEDARIRKVVRRARGAEWRRAEALPGVTVTGRSAQVRVFPPIPLDGWPKDLAKLQVSGTELDDPEPPVAADPAQPVLWLNPELEMSAGKAMAQAGHGAQLAWWALSDAERTAWRDAGFALSVRSADPAGWNRLTGSGLPVVRDAGFTEIAPGSCTVVADHPALR; via the coding sequence TTGCCGTCCCCGGGAGACAGTCCTTTTCAGGCGGAGCACCATCCTCGCGACGAGGCACCCCAGTTCGTGCTGCCCCTCGTCGTGCGGTTGGAACGCAGTGCGCCGCCCGCGCGTACCGATGCGCTGGAGACGGCTGCCCGGGCGGTGCTCGTGCTGCTCGGGGACGAGCGGGCACACGGGGACGGTGAGTGGGCGGAGGCCGTGCGGAGCTGGGAGGACGCGCGGATCCGGAAGGTCGTGCGGCGGGCCCGGGGCGCCGAGTGGCGGCGGGCCGAGGCGCTGCCCGGGGTCACGGTGACCGGACGGTCCGCGCAGGTGCGGGTCTTCCCGCCGATCCCGCTCGACGGCTGGCCCAAGGACCTGGCCAAGCTGCAGGTGTCGGGCACCGAGCTGGACGACCCGGAGCCGCCCGTCGCCGCCGATCCGGCACAGCCCGTGCTGTGGCTGAACCCGGAGCTGGAGATGTCGGCGGGGAAGGCGATGGCGCAGGCCGGGCACGGCGCCCAGCTGGCGTGGTGGGCGCTGTCCGATGCGGAGCGCACCGCCTGGCGGGACGCGGGCTTCGCGCTCTCCGTCCGCAGTGCCGACCCCGCCGGCTGGAACCGGCTGACCGGCAGCGGGCTGCCGGTGGTACGGGACGCCGGTTTCACGGAGATCGCACCCGGCTCCTGCACGGTCGTCGCCGACCACCCCGCGCTGCGCTAG